The genomic region GAGTGTGATGCTTTGTCAATCATTGCATGGTTTCACCAAAATATCATATGTATTGAGGAGAGTGTTTTGAAGGTTGATTAGATCAAAAGCAAGTTGTGTTTTTTGTTTGAAGGTCCACAATTCATATCTTTTATATTCTAGTGAGATTGGTGTCACATTTGTTAAGTTGGTTCTTAGATCTTGGAGTAGGGGATTTATGTCTTGTATAGGTTGTGCTTGCAAATTTAATTGAGGATTTGTGTCTCTAATAGGTTGGTTCCTACTTCATACTATATGTGATTTATTATTTTGTGACGCTGCATTTGGGTATTTAATCCAAGCAGCTAGTCTCACAGAGGTTTTTCCTATTCTAGGTTTCCATGTAAGTCTGGTGTTTATTGTGTGGATGTGTTCTTGTGTGTTGATTAATTGCTTTATCATTAAAGAAAAATTATGAAATGTTTCTTTGATGATTTGGGGTTCATATTTGGAGGAGTTGTTAATGATAATTATTGTATAAATAagttgaaattggtctatattgaTTCTGTCCCCCTGTCCCCTTCCCCTCCTAGTATATTGTGTGCCCTTCAAAAAATGACATTacttttgcttcaaattttgaaaaagaaaataatGGAAAGAAAAAGTAACCATGTCAAGTAGAACTCATGTAATGTTCCTGGTTTAGATGAATGTTTTCAATAACTTTGCCCAACTATtacttttcattacatgcaagatAATCTAactaaaatgaatttaaaaaaattcaattttcaaaATTACAAATAAATTTACCCTTAAAAAATTTATAGTACAcatgtttttaaaattaaaatagatttgAAATGCAAATTAAAAAATACTTTTATTCATTAAGAATTTTATCTTTCAAATATTTACACTAGACAtgcttttaaaataaaattaaaattgacaaataCAAAATTATAAATACTTTTACTCATCATCAAGAACTTTTTCTTTCAAATATATACACtacacaatttttaaaataaaaaaatatgaaaatacaaaaaaaaaaaaaaaaaaaacttttattcatCAATGAGAACTTTATCTTTCAAAAAGTTACACTAGAAATGTTTGCAAAATTAAAAGAGATTAAaaaatacaaaactaaaataaCCTTTACTCATCATAAGTAACTTTCCCTTTCAAGGAAAGACTCTTTTTTTGAAAGAGCTTGAGCTTATGTTTGAAGAAGGGTAGATCCCCTTTTAATACGTTTCATCCCTTAAATGAGCGAGTATGGTGGACCGcaaatttaatagataaatttgattaattttcaaaagaatttaattaatttgtgGAGGATATCGATTCCAAATACAACAATTTTAACAGTGGATTGCAATTTTCAGCAAGCTCTTACATTGTAAATTAGTTCTTAGCAATTATTCTGTGAAACAGGGAAACACAGACAGAAATGTATTTCCTCCTCTTCTTAACAAAACATTTTACAAATTTGGAAGACAGTTTCTAGATTCAGGGAAACACAGAGACAGAAATGTATTTCCTCCtctttttaacaaaatattttacaaatttgGAAGACagtttctagattagattgtgtgtaTGAAAACTTTGATGTCTTCAATTTTACAAATTATACGTTGTCAATACCAAAAACAGGAGCCGCCACTGAATTTCTCTGCGCGTCAAAACTCTTCATTTGAATAAGGCTTTCAACAACTTCTTTCATGGACGGTCTTCTCTGTGGATTATCTCTAGTGCACATTAAGGCCAGCCCCAatactttctttattttcttctttctggACTCTGTTGCATCACTGAAAATGGCAGGATCCAGAACTCCCTCATATGAATGGATAATCTTATTTCTTATCCATTCTGATAAGTTTCCTGATACATCTTCGCTTGAAGGCTGCTTTAGCGTGAGCAGTTGCAGAAGCACGATGCCATAGCTGTATACATCTGATTTTTCTGTCACTGCCTCTGATCTCAAGCACTCTGTCAAAAAGTTACATCACATTACAAAAATTAGTTCAGCGAGATATAAAATTTTGACTTCAACAGCACATTCTAAGTTAAGAGTCTGGATATCTaatttttttctactttttcatatcaagacaaataaaaaatcaaaccaTATTCATATTTTTTACTTcataaaatagaaacaaaaacaaatcaaatcTAATATAAGATTAAATCTTCTAAATAgaaacattcatatatatatatgcttctGATTCAGTTGTGTAGAACATTTTTGCATTTCAAATCACACTCAGTTATTCATCATGAGGATGATAGAGCTttaagatgatataattttttttctctTACAGTTCTATCATTCTGATGATGAATTGCAGAGTGTGATGATACAAAAATATTCTACACAGCTGAATCCAGAAACATATATGAATTTAGCAAAGTCTTCTCCCCCTAActaaatagaaatatattcataTTGTTTATTTTGAACATAAAGGGGTAAAAATATTATTAAACCAAGAAGACATTACAAAGCAAGGCCATTAAATGGCCCTATCAAGATCAACCTACgagtaataaaatgataaaactttGTAATTTGTTACCTGGAGCTGCATATCCACATAATCCTTGAAACGCACATGAAGACCCAGAGAAATTCTCGATCAGAGAGGTAATACCATAGTCACTCAAAATGGGTTCTTGTTCTTCAATATCCACAAAAATATTGCTTGGTTTTATGTTGCCATGAACCAGAGGACTGTCACTGTTGACTCTACACTCCTCGTGCATGTAAACAAGTGCACGGGCGGTTCCATGAGCAATCTTAAGCCTGGTCTCCCAGCTCAAATTGCAATTATCATGGAGCAGTTGCTCC from Cryptomeria japonica chromosome 3, Sugi_1.0, whole genome shotgun sequence harbors:
- the LOC131070781 gene encoding probable leucine-rich repeat receptor-like protein kinase At2g33170, with protein sequence MMKKMGILELVCCNSGLFIFLCLYCLPGSKGHPMAETPSAAGARESTLSPTKELILYALAIGTFILLGICFLYRAIRSRRCVRKPPEPTAYQIQFEAHELSVAARGYHKDYLIGFTDWASVFKAVLPDGLVVAIKRLNLNNSEEANQRFLEVCIALTQVRHCNLVGVLGFSVSSQYKYIVTEYVDCPNLEQLLHDNCNLSWETRLKIAHGTARALVYMHEECRVNSDSPLVHGNIKPSNIFVDIEEQEPILSDYGITSLIENFSGSSCAFQGLCGYAAPECLRSEAVTEKSDVYSYGIVLLQLLTLKQPSSEDVSGNLSEWIRNKIIHSYEGVLDPAIFSDATESRKKKIKKVLGLALMCTRDNPQRRPSMKEVVESLIQMKSFDAQRNSVAAPVFGIDNV